Proteins encoded by one window of Elaeis guineensis isolate ETL-2024a chromosome 12, EG11, whole genome shotgun sequence:
- the LOC140852872 gene encoding uncharacterized protein isoform X2 translates to MFDCFIPVKKLPNLFFPPHLTISVPPKSRVSTPTSIRASNLSDNKIGLCSFGTGIRDSNASQEKAGSFGLSNDFQKPRNEAGVSEVLREELRKETEEALEWSLVCSQVCAFVSTSAGKALCRSGSLPIGRDREESLKLLDQAAAVVLLPQPLDFSGIDDVSEIVRSAVDGQLLTIRELCAVERSLRSARRVFEQLEQVSAAAESPDRLAPLLDILQDCDFLTDIANKIGFCIDCTLSVVLDRASVKLESVRLERKQNMERLESLLREISMNVFQAGGIDSPLITKRRSRMCIGIKASHKSLLPEGVVLSSSSSGATYFMEPRDAVELNNMEVRLLNDEKDEELAILGFLSSEIACSETKFRLLMEKILELDLASARGAYALWMNGVRPVFSEGHQSIKSSISTDSLSIDIQGIQHPLLLQPSLRSLSSISIPEAGSSEMLNRRDGLMESEDLPEAETPVPIDIRIGYTTKVLVISGPNTGGKTATMKTLGLAALMSKAGMFLPARGRPRLPWFDQILADIGDHQSLEHNLSTFSGHISRICKILEVASNDSLVLIDEIGSGTDPSEGVALSTSIMQHLAGCVDLAVVTTHFADLSHLKDGDSRFENAAMEFCVESLQPTYRILWGSTGNSNALSIAKSIGFDQKVLDRAQEWVERLAPDKQREQQGLLYQSLLEERNLLEAQSKEAASVLSEVKRLHLEIHSEAEDLDRRVSALKAKESHRVQQELKTVKSQMDSIIKNFETQLKNASPDQFKSMIREAEAAIASIVAAHHPGDDTLFQKTDSHSSYIRQIGDKVYVKGLGNKLAAVIEAPAKDDIAMVQYGKMKVRVKKTDMKLVEGSMKDTVYSASHLKVQAHKYVFVLCISQSKSPRMFFYL, encoded by the exons ATGTTCGATTGCTTCATACCCGTCAAAAAACTCCCAAATCTCTTTTTCCCTCCCCATTTGACCATTTCTGTCCCtcccaaatctagggtttcaacgCCCACATCAATCAGAGCTTCAAATCTCTCTGATAATAAGATCGGCTTATGTTCCTTCGGCACCGGAATTAGGGATTCCAACGCCTCCCAGGAGAAAGCCGGGAGCTTTGGGCTCTCAAATGACTTTCAGAAGCCGAGAAATGAAGCTGGGGTTTCCGAGGTTCTTCGCGAGGAGCTCCGGAAGGAGACGGAGGAAGCCCTGGAATGGAGCTTGGTGTGCTCACAAGTCTGCGCCTTTGTCTCTACGAGCGCTGGTAAAGCTCTGTGCCGGAGCGGGAGTCTTCCGATTGGTCGAGATCGTGAAGAGAGCCTGAAGCTCTTGGATCAGGCGGCGGCGGTCGTGCTCCTTCCGCAGCCGTTGGATTTTTCTGGGATCGATGATGTGTCCGAGATTGTGAGGTCGGCAGTTGATGGACAGCTGCTCACCATTAGGGAGCTCTGTGCCGTGGAGCGGAGTCTCCGGTCTGCAAGAAGGGTGTTTGAACAGCTGGAGCAAGTTTCGGCCGCTGCAGAGTCTCCCGATAG GTTGGCTCCTCTACTTGATATACTCCAAGATTGTGATTTCCTTACAGATATAGCAAACAAGATCGGATTTTGTATTGACTGTACTCTCTCTGTAGTTCTGGATCGAGCTAGTGTGAAGTTGGAATCTGTTAGGTTGGAAAGGAAGCAGAACATGGAGAGACTGGAGTCTTTGTTAAGGGAAATATCCATGAATGTTTTCCAGGCTGGTGGCATTGACAGTCCTCTGATTACCAAGCGTAGGTCAAGAATGTGTATTGGTATTAAGGCTTCTCACAAGTCTCTACTTCCTGAAGGTGTTGTTCTAAGTTCCAGTAGCTCGGGAGCAACATATTTTATGGAGCCAAGAGATGCTGTTGAGCTGAACAACATGGAAGTTAGGCTTTTGAATGATGAGAAAGATGAGGAGCTTGCTATTTTGGGTTTCCTATCTTCCGAAATTGCATGCTCAGAAACAAAGTTCAGGCTTTTGATGGAAAAGATTCTGGAGTTGGATCTTGCTTCTGCCAGGGGTGCTTATGCCCTGTGGATGAATGGTGTGCGCCCAGTTTTCAGCGAGGGCCATCAAAGTATCAAGTCAAGTATATCTACGGACTCTCTGTCAATAGATATTCAAGGTATTCAACATCCTTTGCTCCTTCAGCCTTCACTTAGAAGTTTGTCATCTATTTCAATACCAGAAGCTGGGAGCTCAGAAATGTTGAATAGGAGAGATGGGCTGATGGAGTCTGAAGATTTGCCCGAAGCTGAAACACCAGTACCCATAGACATCAGGATTGGATATACCACAAAGGTGCTTGTGATCTCTGGACCGAACACTGGAGGTAAAACTGCGACTATGAAAACCTTGGGTTTGGCAGCACTAATGTCTAAGGCTGGTATGTTTTTGCCAGCTAGAGGTAGGCCAAGACTTCCATGGTTCGACCAGATTCTTGCTGATATTGGTGATCATCAG TCACTGGAGCATAATCTCTCAACCTTTAGTGGGCATATATCACGCATCTGCAAGATATTGGAAGTTGCTTCAAATGATTCACTTGTTCTCATTGATGAGATTGGTAGTGGTACCGACCCTTCAGAAGGTGTGGCTCTTTCCACCAGCATTATGCAGCACCTTGCTGGTTGTGTCGATCTAGCTGTTGTGACTACCCATTTTGCGGACTTAAGCCATCTGAAGGATGGCGATTCTCGATTTGAAAATGCTGCTATGGAGTTTTGTGTGGAAAGCTTGCAGCCTACATATCGCATATTGTGGGGAAGTACTGGTAATTCCAATGCTTTGAGTATTGCTAAGTCAATTGGCTTTGATCAGAAGGTGCTGGACCGTGCACAAGAATGGGTTGAGAGGCTAGCCCCTGACAAACAAAGGGAACAGCAGGGTTTGCTTTATCAGTCATTGTTGGAAGAAAGGAACCTGTTAGAGGCTCAATCAAAGGAAGCTGCATCTGTTCTTTCAGAAGTTAAGAGGTTACATCTTGAG ATTCACTCTGAGGCGGAAGATCTTGATAGGCGTGTTTCTGCTCTGAAGGCAAAAGAATCCCATCGGGTGCAACAGGAATTAAAGACTGTGAAGTCTCAAATGGATTCCATAATCAAGAATTTTGAAACTCAACTTAAAAATGCAAGTCCCGATCAGTTTAAATCAATGATTAGAGAAGCGGAGGCTGCTATTGCCTCCATTGTTGCAGCTCACCATCCAGGTGATGATACCCTATTTCAAAAAACAGACAGTCACAGTTCATATATACGACAAATTGGAGACAAAGTATATGTGAAAGGGTTAGGAAATAAGTTGGCCGCTGTAATTGAAGCTCCAGCAAAAGATGACATTGCTATGGTGCAGTATGGAAAAATGAAGGTACGTGTGAAGAAAACAGACATGAAGTTGGTTGAAGGTAGCATGAAGGATACAGTATATTCTGCATCACACTTAAAAGTGCAG
- the LOC140852872 gene encoding uncharacterized protein isoform X3 codes for MFDCFIPVKKLPNLFFPPHLTISVPPKSRVSTPTSIRASNLSDNKIGLCSFGTGIRDSNASQEKAGSFGLSNDFQKPRNEAGVSEVLREELRKETEEALEWSLVCSQVCAFVSTSAGKALCRSGSLPIGRDREESLKLLDQAAAVVLLPQPLDFSGIDDVSEIVRSAVDGQLLTIRELCAVERSLRSARRVFEQLEQVSAAAESPDRLAPLLDILQDCDFLTDIANKIGFCIDCTLSVVLDRASVKLESVRLERKQNMERLESLLREISMNVFQAGGIDSPLITKRRSRMCIGIKASHKSLLPEGVVLSSSSSGATYFMEPRDAVELNNMEVRLLNDEKDEELAILGFLSSEIACSETKFRLLMEKILELDLASARGAYALWMNGVRPVFSEGHQSIKSSISTDSLSIDIQGIQHPLLLQPSLRSLSSISIPEAGSSEMLNRRDGLMESEDLPEAETPVPIDIRIGYTTKVLVISGPNTGGKTATMKTLGLAALMSKAGMFLPARGRPRLPWFDQILADIGDHQSLEHNLSTFSGHISRICKILEVASNDSLVLIDEIGSGTDPSEGVALSTSIMQHLAGCVDLAVVTTHFADLSHLKDGDSRFENAAMEFCVESLQPTYRILWGSTGNSNALSIAKSIGFDQKVLDRAQEWVERLAPDKQREQQGLLYQSLLEERNLLEAQSKEAASVLSEVKRLHLEIHSEAEDLDRRVSALKAKESHRVQQELKTVKSQMDSIIKNFETQLKNASPDQFKSMIREAEAAIASIVAAHHPGDDTLFQKTDSHSSYIRQIGDKVYVKGLGNKLAAVIEAPAKDDIAMVQYGKMKVRVKKTDMKLVEGSMKDTVYSASHLKVQQ; via the exons ATGTTCGATTGCTTCATACCCGTCAAAAAACTCCCAAATCTCTTTTTCCCTCCCCATTTGACCATTTCTGTCCCtcccaaatctagggtttcaacgCCCACATCAATCAGAGCTTCAAATCTCTCTGATAATAAGATCGGCTTATGTTCCTTCGGCACCGGAATTAGGGATTCCAACGCCTCCCAGGAGAAAGCCGGGAGCTTTGGGCTCTCAAATGACTTTCAGAAGCCGAGAAATGAAGCTGGGGTTTCCGAGGTTCTTCGCGAGGAGCTCCGGAAGGAGACGGAGGAAGCCCTGGAATGGAGCTTGGTGTGCTCACAAGTCTGCGCCTTTGTCTCTACGAGCGCTGGTAAAGCTCTGTGCCGGAGCGGGAGTCTTCCGATTGGTCGAGATCGTGAAGAGAGCCTGAAGCTCTTGGATCAGGCGGCGGCGGTCGTGCTCCTTCCGCAGCCGTTGGATTTTTCTGGGATCGATGATGTGTCCGAGATTGTGAGGTCGGCAGTTGATGGACAGCTGCTCACCATTAGGGAGCTCTGTGCCGTGGAGCGGAGTCTCCGGTCTGCAAGAAGGGTGTTTGAACAGCTGGAGCAAGTTTCGGCCGCTGCAGAGTCTCCCGATAG GTTGGCTCCTCTACTTGATATACTCCAAGATTGTGATTTCCTTACAGATATAGCAAACAAGATCGGATTTTGTATTGACTGTACTCTCTCTGTAGTTCTGGATCGAGCTAGTGTGAAGTTGGAATCTGTTAGGTTGGAAAGGAAGCAGAACATGGAGAGACTGGAGTCTTTGTTAAGGGAAATATCCATGAATGTTTTCCAGGCTGGTGGCATTGACAGTCCTCTGATTACCAAGCGTAGGTCAAGAATGTGTATTGGTATTAAGGCTTCTCACAAGTCTCTACTTCCTGAAGGTGTTGTTCTAAGTTCCAGTAGCTCGGGAGCAACATATTTTATGGAGCCAAGAGATGCTGTTGAGCTGAACAACATGGAAGTTAGGCTTTTGAATGATGAGAAAGATGAGGAGCTTGCTATTTTGGGTTTCCTATCTTCCGAAATTGCATGCTCAGAAACAAAGTTCAGGCTTTTGATGGAAAAGATTCTGGAGTTGGATCTTGCTTCTGCCAGGGGTGCTTATGCCCTGTGGATGAATGGTGTGCGCCCAGTTTTCAGCGAGGGCCATCAAAGTATCAAGTCAAGTATATCTACGGACTCTCTGTCAATAGATATTCAAGGTATTCAACATCCTTTGCTCCTTCAGCCTTCACTTAGAAGTTTGTCATCTATTTCAATACCAGAAGCTGGGAGCTCAGAAATGTTGAATAGGAGAGATGGGCTGATGGAGTCTGAAGATTTGCCCGAAGCTGAAACACCAGTACCCATAGACATCAGGATTGGATATACCACAAAGGTGCTTGTGATCTCTGGACCGAACACTGGAGGTAAAACTGCGACTATGAAAACCTTGGGTTTGGCAGCACTAATGTCTAAGGCTGGTATGTTTTTGCCAGCTAGAGGTAGGCCAAGACTTCCATGGTTCGACCAGATTCTTGCTGATATTGGTGATCATCAG TCACTGGAGCATAATCTCTCAACCTTTAGTGGGCATATATCACGCATCTGCAAGATATTGGAAGTTGCTTCAAATGATTCACTTGTTCTCATTGATGAGATTGGTAGTGGTACCGACCCTTCAGAAGGTGTGGCTCTTTCCACCAGCATTATGCAGCACCTTGCTGGTTGTGTCGATCTAGCTGTTGTGACTACCCATTTTGCGGACTTAAGCCATCTGAAGGATGGCGATTCTCGATTTGAAAATGCTGCTATGGAGTTTTGTGTGGAAAGCTTGCAGCCTACATATCGCATATTGTGGGGAAGTACTGGTAATTCCAATGCTTTGAGTATTGCTAAGTCAATTGGCTTTGATCAGAAGGTGCTGGACCGTGCACAAGAATGGGTTGAGAGGCTAGCCCCTGACAAACAAAGGGAACAGCAGGGTTTGCTTTATCAGTCATTGTTGGAAGAAAGGAACCTGTTAGAGGCTCAATCAAAGGAAGCTGCATCTGTTCTTTCAGAAGTTAAGAGGTTACATCTTGAG ATTCACTCTGAGGCGGAAGATCTTGATAGGCGTGTTTCTGCTCTGAAGGCAAAAGAATCCCATCGGGTGCAACAGGAATTAAAGACTGTGAAGTCTCAAATGGATTCCATAATCAAGAATTTTGAAACTCAACTTAAAAATGCAAGTCCCGATCAGTTTAAATCAATGATTAGAGAAGCGGAGGCTGCTATTGCCTCCATTGTTGCAGCTCACCATCCAGGTGATGATACCCTATTTCAAAAAACAGACAGTCACAGTTCATATATACGACAAATTGGAGACAAAGTATATGTGAAAGGGTTAGGAAATAAGTTGGCCGCTGTAATTGAAGCTCCAGCAAAAGATGACATTGCTATGGTGCAGTATGGAAAAATGAAGGTACGTGTGAAGAAAACAGACATGAAGTTGGTTGAAGGTAGCATGAAGGATACAGTATATTCTGCATCACACTTAAAAGTGCAG